The DNA segment TTTAACCGCTCAAAAATCCAACTCTGATAAACCAAGGCCGGTTATTCGGCGCCATGGGCGAGTAAAAATTGGGTGTATTCCTTATCGCTCTTTTGAATATGATTGACTAGCCAAGCTTTTAAAAATGCCATGAGTTCATCGGCTACATCTTCACCTCTAGCTACCCTCTTTTGAAAATCAAGCACTTGACCCACCAGCTGGGCATGCTTTTCCTTGTGGGCCACGGTTTGGGGATAGCCAAAACGTGCAAACAATTCTTCTTCATAGGAGAAATGGTTCGCGGTGTAATCCACCAGCCCTTGGACGATACGCTTAATCGCCTCAAGCCCATATGCCTCACTTAACGTCCGGTGTAATTCATTGATTAATGAGACTAAGCGTTGGTGCTGACGGTTAATCTCTGGCATGCCGATATCAAGCTCTTGCCCCCATTTCACGAATAACTTACTTTGGGCTTGGCTCGAATTAAACATCTTAGCATCGACATGGAATCGATGCAGCAGGGAGCCAATTTCCTGTGACATGTTATACACCTTAAGACTGGATAAGTTGGTGTGGTTGGTATGGCGCGCATTTTTTAGGGCAAGATCGGCCATCACGCTGATATTTTTGTTAATTTCTTCGGCAACTGCATGTTGCTCTTCCGAAGCCGTTGCGATTTGGTGGGACATATCGGTAATGCTTTCAACCTGAGTCACTATGTCACCGAGGGCTTGATGGGCTTGCTCCACCATCACGGCGGTTTCGTCGGCAATGGTGACGTTCTTAAGCATCACTTCTACGCTCTGCTGCGCGCCCTTTTGCAACGTTGTAATCTGCTGTTGAATTTCGGCGGTAGCCTCTGAGGTACGTTTAGCTAAGTTACGCACTTCATCGGCGACAACCGCAAAGCCACGGCCATGTTCACCGGCGCGCGCACTCTCAATCGCCGCATTGAGTGCCAATAGGTTTGTTTGCTCTGCAACTTGAGAGATGGTTTCAATGATACTGCTAATGCTATTGGTATCGGCGGCAAGGTGTTCGATAACGCCTTTAGTTTGGTGAATTTGCGATTTCATATCGCTGATTTTATTAACGATAGTACCAATTAACTCATCACCGTGTTTCGCCGAGCCTTGGGCAATATCGGCCGCACGCGCCGTACTGGCGGCATTTTGTGAGACTTCTTGTACGGTGGAGACCATCTGCGTCATAGCCGTTGCGGCCAACTCGGTTTGACGCTCCTGTTCGAGCACGCCCTGTTTTGCCTGCTCGCTGATCGCTTTAATATCGGTCGCGACTTTCTTCATCCACTCACTCGTATCGACGAGGGAGAGAATAGTGCGACTAACATCTTCGCCCATGCGGTTGATACTGTGGACAACCGTGATAAACACACCCGCATCTTTCTCATCGAGCTGATAACTTAAATCCCCATCCCCTAAGTGATGGGCCGCACGCTCTAAGTGCCGTAAGTTACGGATCAACTTGTTAATATTTAAAAAGAGAATCACTGCAAGGGCAATTAAACACAGCGCCGCAATCCAGTGGGCACTGGTCGCTAAACAATAGAGTGGATATAAGAGTAAGACCATGGGCGCAAAAATAATACCGTAGCCCATGGTGCCTTTTTGGACACTGATGCCAGCCATTCTTGTCTCCTTCAAAAATGCTATTTCACTTGCTTGCGAGAACTAACTCGTTGGTAACCAACAGATCTTTGTATCATTTAATGATTTTTTCGTACTCGATACTCTTAAGACTAGTCCCGAATGAAACAAGAAACAAAGCCCGAAGGAATGACTTTAGCTATATTTTACCTAGCGCTAAATTTGAGCCAGATCACAGGGTTAATCTGTAGTTACAACATTGTTTTAAGATGTCGATTTTTTATTGATCGAGATCAGTATTTACAGCCGCTAAGGGCGCTAGTGTAAGGGGGACTTCACAGGAAAGAGGATTTCAATCATGGCATTTTGGTTAGATTTAATGTTCGGTAACCCAATTGGTTTACTCTCAATGATCGTTATCTTTAGCACTATAGGGATAATTTCTTATATCACTTGGATGTTCATTGTGAAGTCCGCGCAACAATCGTAGTTTTTGCTTCCAAATTGTTATTCTGTTCATTGTAAAAATTGCACGTTGTTATGGGGGTTAATCTAACCCCCATTTTTTGTGCCTGTGATTTCTGCTTTAGAACACAACCCGCATTAAGCGGCGTGTTTACGGCTTTGCACTACCCCATTTAAGAACTGCGGACGCGCTTTAATCAAGTGCTGCATTTCTTCCTGACTCGGCTCTCCCGCGGGTAAACGCAGTACTCCACGATTCAGATACATGCGTGCCTTCATCGAAATTTTATAATCCGCCGTAGGACCTTGGATCGCATAATGGCGCTCATTGCCTAAACATTCGAGGATGCAGGCATTCAGTAAGCTTTTTACTGCGGGTTCATTTTGCGGCAATGTCAAAATGGTGGCGCCCTGTAAAAAGAACTCCCGCAAGAGGGCTCGCTCAGCACGGTCCATCAGGTTGACCTTAGCTTCAATCGTTTCCGTCACGCGTTTATCACTTAAATGACGAATCGACTCATCTAAGCCAAGGTTTAATAACTGAGTTAAGAAATAAGCAATTGAAATGATTAGTCCTAGGCCAACGAAATGGGCATGCTCGGGGACGAATTTATCCAGCGCCAACAAGGCGAGCACATTCGATGGGATCGCCAATAACACAGCGCAGCTGACCATTAGCCATAACATGACTCGAAACATCATCTTTTTAGGGCTAAACAATTTCACTGAATCCAGTTTGAGTTTAATCATAATGTTATCCCAGCGACAAAAAATTGAACTTAGACGGCATCAAGCAAGTTTGATGCCACTGTATCAGTCAAAATTACGGGATATTTCATGGGGATAAAATGCACAATCTGGATGCTTGAGTCTATGCTTATAAGCATCCAACTCGCTATCAGATAAAGACTATTTAGATGCTGACATTCTTTAGTCAATTTATTAAAAGCCCGATAGGCAGGCATCTCACCTTGTCTATCGTGCTGTTCAGCTCTCTGATTACCTTAATGACGACCGCCTACCAACTGATCAGCGACTACCGTGGCGATGTCACTCGCATCGACCGTGTATTCTCCAATATTGAAAAAGCTAACCTCGATGTCCTCGCCGCCAGCATTTGGGTTATCGATGAAAGACTGATTAATACTCAACTAAATGGCCTTATCCAACTACCTGATATCAATTATATTTCAATCAAAGATGATAGTGGTCAGTCATGGAATTCTGGCGAGCAAAAGCAAAACCACACGCTCAGTAAAACCTTTCCTCTGGTGTATAAGTCGCCCACGGATAATATCAATGTCGGCAGTTTAGAAGTGCAAGTGGATATGGATGCTATCTATCAACGTCTCTACGATAAAGCGATCCTCATTCTGCTCTCCAATGGCATTAAAACCTTCTTAGTCGCAGGATTTATCCTGTTTCTCGTCTGGTACAACATCACTAAACATCTCGACAAACTAAGCAATTACTGCAAACGCATCGACTTAGATACCGACTTTGAACCGCTACAATTTGAACGTAAAGACAAGGTCGATGAGTTTAAGCAAGTCGCCGATGCCATCAACAGCATGCAGGACCAGCTTCGCAGCTCCTTTGAGGCACTGAAAAGCTCTAAAGCCGAACTGCAAACCGCCTTAGAAGACAGAGAACGGTTGCTGAAACTCGAACGTAGCTATAAAGAAGAGCTCGCAAGACAGGTAAAAGAAAGAACCCAAGAATTAGAACAGTCATTAACAGCGCTAAAACGGGCGCAGCAAGTATTAGTTGAGCAGGAAAAAATGGCCGCCTTGGGTGGGCTGGTCTCTGGGGTTGCCCATGAGATCAATACACCGATCGGCATTTGTTTGACGGCGGCCAGCACTCAACTGAACCATATCGAAGAGCTAATTGACCTCATTCACAGCGAACACGCCACCCTCGACGAAATCAACGCCATCTTAGATGAGTATCAAGAAAGCTGTGAGCTAATCGTCCGTAATATCACCAAAGCCAGCAGCCTGATCCAAAAATTTAAAACGATCGCCATCGATCGTAGCCACGAAGAACATCAGTGCATTAATCTGCAAAGCCAGCTTAAGGAGATCCTAGAATCGACTTTAATTATGTATCCCAAGGTCAGCGTACAAACCCAGCTACAGGTTACGCCAACACTCAATATCCAGACCAATGTCAGCCTGCTCAATCAAATCGTTAGTAATATTCTCTCCAACGCCTTCACCCATGCCTTCCAGGATAGGCAGAATAACCAAATTCAGATCACAGCGGATTTAGAGCAAGACTATGTCAATATCAGCATTGAAAACAATGGTATCGCCATCCCCCCGAGGTGGCAGAGCATATGTTTGAACCCTTCTTTACCACCAACAGAAGTAAAGGTGGCACAGGCTTAGGCTTATCCGCCGCCTTTAATGCTGCCACACTGCTAAAGGGCACCATGAACTACCAAGCAGACTCGGCACTGGGAGGCGCTAAATTCAATATCCGCATTCCCCTTACCCAGTGCGATGCACCTAAACTGACTACACACCATGACTTTACAATTTGATGATGCGCTTGATGGCGAGTAGAAGGCGAGCAAAGCAAACACTGGTGCCACTAAACAAAAATCCACAGCAATGGCTGTGGATTTTTGTTGTTAAAGATGAGTCTTTATCTTATTGATTCGCCGCTTATTCGCTCGCAGTTGGTTCATTTGCAATTTGAGCGAGCCTAGCAAGTACCCGGCTGGCCGCCACAAAGCCAAAAGTCCCAGTCACCATAGTGACGGCACCAAAGCCAGAGGCACAATCCATACGCATAGAACCATCGGCCGTCGCTTTACTGCTACACACGGAACCATCGGCTTGGGGATAAACTAATTGCTCGCTGGAAAACACAGCATCGACGGCAAAACGGCGCTGCACATTTTTGGAAAAGTTATATTCGCGGCGCAAAATATTACGCACTTTTGCCAGTAAAGGATCTTGGTAAGTTTTAGCCAGATCGGTAAGCTGGATCTGTGTTGGATCGGTTTGGCCGCCCGCGCCACCAACGGTCACTATCTTAATTTTTTGACGTTTACACCAAGCAATCAACGCCGCCTTTTGTTTAACCGCATCAATACAATCAACCACATAATCGATATTGCCACCAGCTTTTGACCCGAGCAAATACTCACTAAGGTTATCGACAGTAATAAAGTCTTCCACCTCATTGACTTGGCAATCGGGATTGATCGCACGGATCCGCTGCGCCATCACAGCCACTTTAGACTCGCCAATCGTCGATGACAGAGCATGAATTTGACGGTTCGTGTTCGTTACGCAGATATCATCCAAATCAATCAGGGTAATTTGGCCAATGCCACTGCGTGCCAACGCCTCCGCCGCCCATGTGCCAACGCCACCAATGCCAATCACCACCACATGGGAGGCGGCAAATTTAGCGAGCGCCTTTTGCCCGTACAAGCGGCCAATGCCACCAAAGCGATTCTGATAGGCTTCAGTCATCAATACTTACCTTATATCTAACTAACAATGGCCGCCCTTAGAGGATGTGAAAGACAATCTACAGCAGCGTAACGCAATAAAATGCGCCGTGGATTTTATACGATTTGGGCCAAAAACCGAAATCTATCTCGGCCTAGGTGCGCCGAGTAGCACTCAGATACAAAAGTGCGGCAAATGTAGTCATTGGCACTTTCCTGAATCATAGGCTCATACATTAGGTAAACTCAGATTAAAAGTTCGTTTTAACCTTGTAAAACATAGTGTTAAAAACAGAGCCATTTCAGCGCCAAGTGATCAAGATCACATTTTTAATTCGTTTGCCTGTCACACTGCGCAGCACCAAAGCTCCACACTCCGCAGTAAAAAGAGATAACTCTTGCTGCATAAAATAATGATATAAGTACAGGAAAATGAAGATGAAAAAGAATCTGCTCACTCCAGCGATTGCCGCTAGTCTCGCATTTTGCTCATTTAACTCCCTGGCCGATGGCCCAGAATTTTACGGCCATGTCGACCTGAGTATCACCGACTCAGAAAAAGGTTACGCCGCTCAAAATCAGAAAGATGGCACAGTACTCGAAAACAACTTTTCTTGGGTGGGTGTCAAAGGATCTGAAAGCGTAAGCCCCTACTTTGATATCATCTATCAAATGGAATTTGGCGTAGAAAACTTTGATAACTCGAATAAAACCTTCAATGCGCGTAACACCTTCCTCGGGGTGAGAAGTGTAGCGGGTACCGTTTTAGCGGGCCGTAACGATACAGTATTTAAAGCGTCCGAAGGCGGTTTTGATTTGTTTGGCAACACCAACGCCGATATCGACCTGTTATTGGCAGGCCAAACGCGCTCTGCCGATGGTATTTCCTATTATTCGCCTAAGATCGCCGATCTTATCACTCTCAACGCTACCTATCTGATGAGTGACAACTACGATCAACGCGATAGCCAAGGCAACGAAGTTTATAGCCAAGATCAAATGTATGCCTTAAGCGCCACTTTAGGCGACAAGACCTTTAAAACCCATAATTACTATGTTGCGGCGGCCTATAACGATGGCATCGAAAATATCGAAGCCTACCGTGGTGTTGCCCAAGCAAAATTTGGTGATTTCCTCTTTGGTGCCATTTATCAGCACAGCGAGCATATTGACGACAGATTCTCAAATCTCTCGGGTGAGACCTATTTTGTGAATGCTGCTTATCTGATGGATGATTTGAAACTCAAGCTGGTTTACGGCAAAGATGACTCTGGTTTAGGCAAATATGTCAGCCGTTTTGTCGGCAGCCAAGACAGCGGTAACCTCGAACAAGTGAGTGATGTCGACCTTCAACAGCTCACAGTAGGCGCAGATTACCGACTTAGCACTAAGACTATGGTCTATGGTCACTACACTCGCTTCGACGGCGACCTTATGCTAGCAGGTACAAAACAAGACCTAGACGACAACGTGTTTACTGTAGGTTTACGTATTGATTTTTAATAGTATTATTCTAATTCGAAACAGATAATATTTGATAAAAAAGCGGCTTTGGCCGCTTTTTTATTGTATCTCATACTAAATAGCATTCTCCCGCCCCATTTATGACAAACTTGCGACAACATTAGTATATGCTACAGTTAGCCTCGCCGACTCACTTAAGCCACAGCGCTTTACCTACCTCTTTAGTAGTAAGTGAAAAATACTGTTTTACCACTTTCACTCCAATTTGCGGTTGAGATATAAGGAAATATCCTAAAAAACCCCGAATATGGACAAGGAGAGCCAAAAACATGATCTGCAACACAGCCTGCAAGTCGTAAAACTGTAAAAATCGGCGGCAACTTTGTTACCGATTCCAGTAACAAATGTGTTAAACCACACAAAAACCATGAAAAATGGAAAAGAACTTAGGTTCGAGGGAGCACAAAACATGAAAAAGACATTCATCTCTGCATCAGTTGCATCAGTACTGGCACTGGCTTCATTCGGCGCGCTAGCCGAAGGCCCAAGCTTCTACGGTCGTTTAGAGCTTGCTGTAACTAATACTGAAACAGGTGCAACTCTACAATCTGGCACAAAC comes from the Shewanella seohaensis genome and includes:
- a CDS encoding superinfection exclusion B family protein, producing MIKLKLDSVKLFSPKKMMFRVMLWLMVSCAVLLAIPSNVLALLALDKFVPEHAHFVGLGLIISIAYFLTQLLNLGLDESIRHLSDKRVTETIEAKVNLMDRAERALLREFFLQGATILTLPQNEPAVKSLLNACILECLGNERHYAIQGPTADYKISMKARMYLNRGVLRLPAGEPSQEEMQHLIKARPQFLNGVVQSRKHAA
- a CDS encoding bacteriohemerythrin, which gives rise to MAGISVQKGTMGYGIIFAPMVLLLYPLYCLATSAHWIAALCLIALAVILFLNINKLIRNLRHLERAAHHLGDGDLSYQLDEKDAGVFITVVHSINRMGEDVSRTILSLVDTSEWMKKVATDIKAISEQAKQGVLEQERQTELAATAMTQMVSTVQEVSQNAASTARAADIAQGSAKHGDELIGTIVNKISDMKSQIHQTKGVIEHLAADTNSISSIIETISQVAEQTNLLALNAAIESARAGEHGRGFAVVADEVRNLAKRTSEATAEIQQQITTLQKGAQQSVEVMLKNVTIADETAVMVEQAHQALGDIVTQVESITDMSHQIATASEEQHAVAEEINKNISVMADLALKNARHTNHTNLSSLKVYNMSQEIGSLLHRFHVDAKMFNSSQAQSKLFVKWGQELDIGMPEINRQHQRLVSLINELHRTLSEAYGLEAIKRIVQGLVDYTANHFSYEEELFARFGYPQTVAHKEKHAQLVGQVLDFQKRVARGEDVADELMAFLKAWLVNHIQKSDKEYTQFLLAHGAE
- a CDS encoding DUF3149 domain-containing protein, producing the protein MAFWLDLMFGNPIGLLSMIVIFSTIGIISYITWMFIVKSAQQS
- a CDS encoding porin, translating into MKKNLLTPAIAASLAFCSFNSLADGPEFYGHVDLSITDSEKGYAAQNQKDGTVLENNFSWVGVKGSESVSPYFDIIYQMEFGVENFDNSNKTFNARNTFLGVRSVAGTVLAGRNDTVFKASEGGFDLFGNTNADIDLLLAGQTRSADGISYYSPKIADLITLNATYLMSDNYDQRDSQGNEVYSQDQMYALSATLGDKTFKTHNYYVAAAYNDGIENIEAYRGVAQAKFGDFLFGAIYQHSEHIDDRFSNLSGETYFVNAAYLMDDLKLKLVYGKDDSGLGKYVSRFVGSQDSGNLEQVSDVDLQQLTVGADYRLSTKTMVYGHYTRFDGDLMLAGTKQDLDDNVFTVGLRIDF
- the tcdA gene encoding tRNA cyclic N6-threonylcarbamoyladenosine(37) synthase TcdA, encoding MTEAYQNRFGGIGRLYGQKALAKFAASHVVVIGIGGVGTWAAEALARSGIGQITLIDLDDICVTNTNRQIHALSSTIGESKVAVMAQRIRAINPDCQVNEVEDFITVDNLSEYLLGSKAGGNIDYVVDCIDAVKQKAALIAWCKRQKIKIVTVGGAGGQTDPTQIQLTDLAKTYQDPLLAKVRNILRREYNFSKNVQRRFAVDAVFSSEQLVYPQADGSVCSSKATADGSMRMDCASGFGAVTMVTGTFGFVAASRVLARLAQIANEPTASE